From the genome of uncultured Cohaesibacter sp., one region includes:
- a CDS encoding D-alanyl-D-alanine carboxypeptidase family protein, with protein MLNDLVRRFSIHFLLVGMTLGLLSVPSAAQVYQTSAKFAILTDFDSGSVLFSKDENEQMPPASLAKLMTIEVVFHALKNGELSLSDEFLISENAWREGGANSGGSTMFAKLNSNVSLEDLLHGIIIQSGNDACIAVAEGMAGNEQTFAQLMNRRAEEIGLTGSRFANSTGLPAEDQYVTARDLAHLARYLIEEYPEYYHYFAIPEFTWNNITQHNRNPILGSTEGADGLKTGHTEAAGYGVVASAIRDDQRLIAVLSGMKTMKERREEARKIIDWGFRAFTSKRIYEADEEIAFASVHGGSKSEVVLVSQRPVNLFMARANQGRLKARVYYNGPIKAPIEEGQEVATLKVWADDRLLIEAPLVTGEAIGKGTITQRAIDGIEELLLGWL; from the coding sequence ATGCTCAACGATTTGGTGCGACGATTTTCAATTCACTTCCTTCTTGTCGGAATGACCCTTGGCCTTTTGAGCGTGCCGTCGGCCGCTCAGGTTTATCAGACCAGCGCCAAATTCGCCATTTTGACCGACTTCGATTCCGGATCGGTGCTCTTCTCCAAAGATGAAAACGAGCAGATGCCACCGGCATCCCTTGCCAAGCTGATGACGATCGAAGTGGTCTTCCACGCACTCAAGAATGGCGAGTTGAGCCTCTCGGACGAATTCCTGATCTCAGAAAACGCCTGGCGGGAAGGGGGAGCCAATTCCGGTGGCTCGACTATGTTCGCCAAGCTCAATTCCAACGTCTCCCTTGAGGACCTGCTCCACGGCATCATCATCCAGTCTGGCAACGACGCCTGCATCGCGGTTGCTGAAGGAATGGCCGGGAACGAGCAGACCTTTGCCCAGTTGATGAACCGTCGCGCCGAGGAAATCGGACTGACAGGATCCCGCTTTGCCAATTCCACCGGCCTGCCAGCCGAAGACCAGTATGTCACCGCACGCGATCTGGCCCATCTGGCGCGCTATCTGATTGAGGAATATCCGGAATATTATCACTATTTCGCCATTCCCGAGTTCACCTGGAACAACATAACCCAGCATAACCGCAACCCGATCCTCGGTTCCACCGAAGGGGCCGATGGCCTCAAGACCGGTCACACCGAGGCGGCTGGCTATGGTGTGGTGGCTTCTGCAATCCGCGATGATCAGCGTCTCATTGCTGTTCTGAGCGGCATGAAAACCATGAAGGAGCGCCGGGAAGAAGCCCGAAAGATTATCGACTGGGGGTTCCGCGCCTTCACCTCGAAGCGCATTTATGAGGCCGATGAAGAAATCGCCTTTGCCAGTGTCCATGGCGGCAGCAAGTCCGAAGTCGTACTGGTCAGCCAACGCCCGGTCAATCTCTTCATGGCCCGCGCCAATCAAGGCAGGCTGAAGGCCCGCGTCTACTACAACGGGCCGATCAAGGCACCAATCGAGGAAGGGCAGGAAGTCGCGACCCTGAAAGTCTGGGCCGACGACAGGCTGCTGATCGAAGCCCCGCTCGTCACGGGCGAAGCCATTGGCAAGGGAACCATCACCCAGCGCGCGATTGACGGCATCGAAGAATTGCTGCTCGGCTGGCTCTAG
- a CDS encoding lysozyme inhibitor LprI family protein, whose protein sequence is MRLMYVPICALAVMALFQSPAAHATDPQINCKAPSDTASMLHCAAVALETADTELNAIYKRLISLKDEQGQEILRKAERAWIEFRDADCSLAADLFRGGSLEPVVFLDCRAAMTAERVKLLQSQVDSIEGS, encoded by the coding sequence ATGCGTTTGATGTATGTGCCCATATGTGCTCTGGCCGTTATGGCCTTGTTCCAGTCTCCTGCCGCACACGCCACCGACCCGCAGATCAACTGCAAGGCTCCCTCTGATACCGCAAGCATGTTGCATTGCGCTGCGGTGGCGCTTGAAACGGCCGACACGGAACTCAATGCGATCTACAAGAGGCTGATATCTTTAAAGGACGAGCAGGGACAAGAGATCCTGCGCAAAGCGGAGAGGGCGTGGATTGAATTTCGGGATGCCGACTGCTCGCTGGCAGCAGACCTCTTTCGGGGTGGGTCGCTAGAGCCGGTTGTCTTTCTCGACTGCCGTGCAGCCATGACCGCAGAACGTGTGAAGCTGCTGCAAAGTCAGGTAGACAGTATCGAAGGCAGCTAA
- a CDS encoding DoxX family protein: MIDLSSNILSVAGAGSETAIAIAALLLRLSLGGLFLAHAYLKYFVFTPKGAAGFFASLGVPGWFAYLTIAAETLGGIALIIGFQTSLVALLLVPTILGATILAHRKNGFWFTNENGGWEYPAFWTVALVAQVLLGGGALALTA; the protein is encoded by the coding sequence ATGATCGACCTTTCTTCCAATATCCTGAGTGTAGCCGGAGCCGGCTCCGAAACCGCCATCGCAATTGCAGCCCTGCTTCTGAGGCTATCCCTTGGGGGCCTGTTTCTTGCCCACGCCTATCTGAAATACTTCGTCTTCACGCCGAAAGGCGCGGCAGGATTCTTCGCCTCTCTGGGTGTCCCGGGCTGGTTCGCCTACCTGACCATCGCAGCTGAAACACTCGGCGGCATCGCCCTGATCATCGGCTTCCAGACCAGCCTCGTAGCTTTGCTTCTGGTCCCGACGATCCTTGGAGCCACCATCCTCGCACATCGCAAAAACGGCTTCTGGTTCACGAACGAAAACGGCGGCTGGGAATATCCCGCCTTCTGGACCGTTGCATTGGTTGCGCAAGTTCTGCTTGGCGGTGGCGCACTGGCCCTGACGGCCTGA
- a CDS encoding septal ring lytic transglycosylase RlpA family protein: MSFRFFAIAAVAVSLVACSGTTKNKKGRYDPKYGVSASARVANSKGEFTKGGGHYKVGKPYKVAGRTYVPKHQPNYDKTGKASWYGDDFHGRLTANGEIFDMHSLTAAHPTLPLPSYVRVTNLKNGSSVIVRVNDRGPYAHSRIIDLSKRVAEVLDFKNDGIANVRVKYVGRARMDGKDARYLEASYRARGQRIGDDSGAVPLEGEAAPAPTMMVASAEPAPSRKQTSKKQGTFILAHLPNLGASEVQKEAVSFPTPEQLASAPEAGWAPIDLVGDGYFPPDEANPAAQINFAQMAPVQLNYAATSTQRVKAAHEAIADLFANGQQSQLKQALLRKQAPEDSLASKADQIAQIGEFEPGYALRIAEEFAALGAVDLQNRETGLVSLRITILKPGVQWADIDQLKKKFGLVSG, from the coding sequence ATGTCTTTTCGCTTCTTTGCGATTGCGGCTGTCGCCGTTTCGCTGGTTGCCTGCTCCGGCACAACAAAAAACAAAAAAGGCCGTTACGACCCCAAATATGGAGTGTCGGCGAGCGCGCGCGTCGCGAACAGCAAGGGCGAATTCACGAAAGGGGGAGGGCACTACAAGGTCGGAAAACCCTACAAGGTTGCTGGCCGCACCTATGTTCCCAAGCATCAGCCGAACTATGACAAGACCGGCAAGGCATCCTGGTATGGCGACGACTTCCATGGTCGTCTGACTGCCAACGGCGAAATTTTCGACATGCATTCCCTGACCGCAGCGCATCCAACCCTGCCGCTGCCGTCCTATGTGCGCGTCACCAACCTCAAGAACGGCAGTTCGGTCATCGTCCGCGTCAATGATCGCGGTCCCTATGCACACAGTCGCATCATCGATCTCTCCAAGCGCGTCGCCGAAGTCCTCGACTTCAAGAACGACGGCATTGCCAACGTGCGTGTGAAATATGTCGGCAGAGCCCGCATGGACGGCAAGGACGCTCGCTATCTAGAAGCATCCTATCGTGCCAGAGGCCAGAGAATTGGCGACGACAGTGGCGCAGTGCCCCTCGAGGGCGAGGCGGCACCTGCTCCGACCATGATGGTCGCCTCTGCCGAACCGGCGCCGTCACGCAAGCAGACGAGCAAGAAACAGGGCACCTTTATTCTGGCTCATCTCCCCAATCTGGGAGCATCCGAAGTTCAGAAAGAGGCTGTGAGCTTCCCGACGCCGGAACAATTGGCATCCGCTCCTGAAGCCGGCTGGGCCCCGATCGATCTTGTTGGCGATGGCTACTTCCCGCCGGACGAAGCCAATCCGGCAGCCCAGATCAATTTTGCCCAGATGGCTCCGGTGCAACTAAACTATGCGGCCACGAGCACACAGCGCGTGAAAGCCGCACACGAAGCAATCGCGGATCTGTTTGCCAACGGGCAGCAATCCCAGCTTAAACAGGCTCTTCTGAGAAAACAGGCACCTGAAGATAGTCTCGCATCAAAGGCTGACCAGATCGCCCAGATCGGCGAATTCGAACCCGGCTATGCCTTGCGCATCGCCGAGGAATTTGCAGCCCTTGGTGCCGTTGATCTCCAGAACCGGGAAACCGGCCTTGTCTCCCTCCGCATTACCATCCTCAAACCGGGTGTCCAGTGGGCAGACATCGATCAGCTGAAGAAAAAATTTGGCCTCGTTTCCGGGTAA
- a CDS encoding GNAT family N-acetyltransferase produces the protein MIRQTPTNSLMKKTTLQQAITRVKVTNQVDVDNVSRLLVQAEAAIGTLTDASVILKVANHNPDSIWLFSRQDGERPEGFHAFLLLNEKGRKELLAGTLDLRNPPLDCMVCQGESPAVIYVWALYTPGILAAGMNTMLDHFASPRYARVDMISRAATTHGERAMQRLGFVKGFALDGFDHPDLFILARSQKARQSQRPRYDSYERGQARTGITVVHEISDLMKVAAIRSAVYIGEQSCPYDEEFDGNDFAATHLLAYVDDEPVGCMRVRFFGDFAKLERLAIRKEYRSSRVAFQLVRASVDLCRAKGFRRIYGHARKDLLHFWKHFGFNVKDNATEFDFSGIDFVEMLDEIHPTNDAISLADSPYRIIRPEGQWSRPGILEGAMASAL, from the coding sequence ATGATCCGACAAACACCGACAAACAGCTTGATGAAAAAGACGACTTTACAGCAGGCGATTACCCGCGTGAAGGTCACAAATCAGGTTGACGTTGACAATGTGTCAAGGCTTCTCGTTCAGGCTGAAGCGGCAATTGGCACCCTTACCGACGCCAGTGTAATTCTGAAAGTGGCAAACCACAATCCGGATTCGATCTGGTTGTTTTCCCGACAGGATGGTGAAAGGCCTGAAGGCTTCCACGCTTTCCTGCTTCTTAATGAGAAGGGCAGGAAGGAGCTTCTGGCCGGAACGTTGGATCTGCGCAATCCTCCGCTTGATTGCATGGTCTGCCAGGGTGAGTCCCCGGCGGTGATTTATGTCTGGGCGCTTTACACCCCTGGCATCCTCGCCGCAGGCATGAACACTATGCTCGACCATTTCGCATCCCCCCGTTATGCCCGCGTCGACATGATCTCCCGTGCAGCGACGACACACGGCGAGCGTGCGATGCAACGCCTCGGCTTCGTGAAGGGTTTTGCTCTGGATGGCTTCGATCACCCCGATCTCTTCATTCTGGCCCGCTCCCAGAAGGCAAGGCAGTCTCAGCGCCCCCGCTATGACAGCTACGAACGCGGTCAGGCCCGCACCGGTATCACCGTGGTGCACGAGATTTCCGATCTGATGAAAGTCGCCGCCATCCGCAGCGCGGTCTACATCGGCGAGCAAAGCTGCCCCTATGACGAAGAATTCGATGGCAACGATTTCGCCGCAACCCATCTTCTGGCCTATGTCGATGACGAGCCGGTCGGATGCATGCGCGTGCGCTTCTTTGGTGACTTTGCCAAGCTTGAACGGCTGGCGATCCGCAAGGAATACCGCTCAAGCCGTGTCGCCTTCCAACTGGTGCGCGCATCGGTAGACCTCTGCCGCGCCAAGGGTTTCCGGCGGATCTATGGTCACGCCCGCAAGGACTTGCTGCACTTCTGGAAACATTTCGGTTTCAACGTCAAGGACAACGCCACCGAATTCGACTTCTCCGGCATCGACTTTGTCGAAATGCTGGATGAGATCCATCCAACCAACGATGCCATTTCACTCGCTGACAGCCCATACCGCATCATCCGTCCGGAAGGCCAATGGTCCAGACCGGGCATCCTCGAAGGGGCCATGGCTTCAGCGCTGTAG
- a CDS encoding LysR family transcriptional regulator — MDNPWANMDWDLIRVFLAVAEKGSFKGAADSIAMSLNTIRKTIERMEDQCGYPLFFREPNGLRLTAEGRRIVVSAREVENSMHDLWRTASSSANTMKGPIRVAITEGLGTFWLIPQLSEYVEDVAGINRIELQCAIKSVDVMRLEADISVQLEEPTNPDLIRRKLGKLHLVPWASRQYIDRFGVPQSILELAQHRVVEQDADRPKNFDLAELFGVGVAERMIAIKTNFSSAHYWAIAKGVGLGMLPSYARLIGGNVEPVDIPGLRLSLDIWMTCHPEVLKSARHRRFADWLISCFNSQQFPWFQDEFLTPAQLDERYDPVVMKEYFDGFVAGTDRLAQTVKPKSQQA; from the coding sequence ATGGATAACCCATGGGCGAATATGGATTGGGATTTGATCCGTGTATTTCTCGCTGTCGCAGAAAAGGGCAGCTTCAAGGGAGCCGCGGATTCCATCGCCATGTCCCTCAATACTATCCGTAAAACGATTGAGAGGATGGAGGATCAATGCGGCTATCCGTTGTTCTTCCGCGAACCCAACGGACTTCGTCTCACGGCTGAAGGGCGAAGGATCGTCGTTTCTGCCCGTGAAGTGGAAAACTCGATGCATGATCTTTGGCGCACCGCTTCGTCGAGCGCCAACACGATGAAAGGCCCGATCCGGGTCGCCATTACCGAAGGGCTCGGGACCTTCTGGCTCATTCCGCAGTTGAGCGAATATGTGGAAGACGTCGCGGGCATCAACCGGATTGAATTGCAGTGCGCGATCAAGTCGGTGGATGTGATGCGGCTGGAAGCCGACATTTCGGTCCAGCTCGAAGAGCCAACCAACCCGGACCTGATCCGCCGAAAGCTCGGCAAGCTGCATCTCGTGCCTTGGGCGAGCAGACAATATATTGACCGCTTTGGTGTGCCGCAAAGTATTCTCGAGTTGGCTCAGCATCGCGTGGTCGAGCAGGATGCCGACCGGCCCAAGAACTTCGATCTGGCTGAATTGTTTGGCGTTGGGGTGGCCGAGCGCATGATCGCAATCAAGACCAACTTTTCTTCTGCGCACTATTGGGCCATCGCAAAGGGTGTCGGGCTCGGGATGTTGCCAAGCTACGCCCGCCTGATTGGTGGCAATGTGGAGCCGGTGGATATTCCGGGCCTGAGGCTGTCGCTCGACATCTGGATGACCTGTCACCCTGAAGTGTTGAAGTCGGCACGCCATCGCCGATTTGCCGACTGGCTCATTTCTTGTTTCAATTCCCAGCAATTTCCTTGGTTTCAAGATGAGTTTCTGACGCCGGCTCAGCTTGATGAGCGCTATGATCCTGTGGTGATGAAAGAATATTTCGACGGGTTCGTCGCCGGGACCGATCGCTTGGCCCAAACGGT
- a CDS encoding right-handed parallel beta-helix repeat-containing protein, whose amino-acid sequence MPAQTLPKSRSLLPSLPMLAALSISALFAPIDAAKAQSIYVKGRGEAPACSNGKMKEILARATKDDATVGLDCSPRLNGQAKITKRLIFRGDQSNGVTLDCQGGTIDGGKGTVNAGKDMIAIFSKKQKDGSWRVPSNIQVKNCKINGSVRIWGMDQNGEGKTLRASSQQQGHTKRARDAAPRHVWFDKVTILGTGRIPLYISPGTTHFSLTNSRIAGSSTSTAIYLDAESANNLFINNRIETNTKVRELVAVDGSSNNRFISNQFSSLNHGGIYVYRNCGEGGTVRHATPSNNQFINNSFYYNKFKGFNLNIEKLGDFDLSFDVPAIWIASRNGGKSYCNADNGFPFGSSANNNDLARNNVIAQNQIYKLSPQQMIVINDQPNITYDNVTVNDRINRPAGCYIEDGQAGYFIESKTQMEAALKQPKPGCGRQLYTCSNGLVSAVPRSCRP is encoded by the coding sequence ATGCCCGCCCAAACTCTGCCAAAATCCAGATCTCTTTTGCCTTCCTTGCCCATGTTGGCCGCCCTCAGCATCTCGGCCTTGTTCGCACCTATAGATGCAGCAAAGGCTCAGAGCATCTATGTGAAAGGCAGGGGAGAAGCCCCGGCTTGCTCGAACGGCAAGATGAAAGAGATCCTCGCCCGAGCAACCAAAGACGACGCAACCGTGGGGCTCGATTGTTCACCAAGGCTCAATGGCCAGGCAAAGATCACCAAGCGTTTGATCTTCAGGGGCGATCAGTCAAACGGTGTGACGCTCGATTGTCAGGGTGGCACAATCGATGGCGGCAAAGGGACAGTAAATGCCGGCAAGGACATGATTGCCATCTTCTCGAAAAAGCAGAAGGACGGCAGCTGGCGCGTGCCGAGCAACATTCAGGTCAAGAACTGTAAGATCAACGGATCTGTCCGGATCTGGGGGATGGACCAGAATGGCGAAGGCAAGACCCTGCGCGCCTCATCCCAACAGCAGGGCCACACCAAGAGGGCCAGGGACGCCGCGCCGCGTCATGTCTGGTTTGACAAGGTGACCATCCTCGGCACAGGACGCATCCCGCTCTATATTTCGCCGGGCACCACGCACTTTTCCCTCACCAATTCACGCATTGCAGGCAGCTCCACCAGCACCGCGATCTATCTTGACGCCGAGTCCGCCAACAACCTCTTCATCAACAACAGGATCGAGACCAACACCAAGGTCCGTGAGCTTGTGGCTGTCGATGGCTCGAGCAACAACAGGTTTATCTCGAACCAGTTCTCATCGCTCAATCACGGCGGCATCTATGTCTATCGGAACTGCGGCGAGGGAGGCACTGTCCGCCATGCAACGCCCTCAAACAACCAGTTCATCAACAACAGCTTCTATTACAACAAGTTCAAGGGCTTCAATTTGAACATCGAAAAGCTCGGCGACTTTGACCTCAGCTTCGATGTCCCGGCGATCTGGATCGCATCGCGCAACGGGGGCAAGTCTTATTGCAATGCCGACAATGGCTTCCCGTTTGGCAGCAGCGCCAACAACAACGATCTGGCGCGCAACAACGTGATTGCCCAGAACCAGATCTATAAACTGAGCCCTCAGCAAATGATCGTCATCAATGACCAACCGAACATTACCTACGACAATGTCACGGTGAATGACCGCATCAACAGACCGGCGGGGTGCTATATCGAAGACGGTCAGGCGGGCTACTTCATCGAAAGCAAGACCCAAATGGAAGCAGCGTTAAAGCAGCCAAAGCCCGGATGTGGCCGTCAGCTCTACACCTGCTCGAACGGGCTCGTGTCTGCCGTACCGCGATCTTGCCGCCCGTGA
- a CDS encoding caspase family protein, whose amino-acid sequence MHIVSLRLWCLAVAISTLVALSTTVAYAEKRVALVIGNSDYQHVARLPNPQNDAASIAEALRQVGFDAVIEKNDLPFQLLNITLRDFAALADTADVALVFYAGHGMEVEKVNYLIPVDAALKSDRDVSYEAIQLDQVIQAVEGARRMRIVILDACRDNPFMQSIKRTGGTRSIGRGLSIVEPDQGNTLISFAAKAGTTADDGDAAHSPFTAALLAHLNSPGLEISKLFRLVRDQVLQETGYRQEPFTYGSLSSEDFYLIAPDQQAMAPPPDSHDGLVESGTSETSFDPRQLELAFWKSIENSNEASSFQSYLEQFPQGTFAILAKNKLAKLKEQPSVESSTGKSDWQAELAAMKEVKDRQPEYFAMATVPELAEAARFLPEAVAEGNAQAQYFLGYCYYHGGCGYEPNYAEASRLFITAAGQGNADAEASLGWLYMIGDGVVEEHPEGLKWLNRAADQGNVFAYNKLGYIHEEGMGVDQDYSKSAHFYQLAADQGDAGAKYSLGQLYNKGTGVPFDPQKSAIYLLEAGKGGIVQSKATVMSDEAADFLSTETRKAIQSELKKQGLYRGVVDGQFGPGTRQALKAYWGE is encoded by the coding sequence ATGCATATCGTTTCACTTCGTTTATGGTGTCTCGCTGTCGCGATCTCGACACTGGTGGCACTGAGCACGACAGTTGCTTATGCGGAGAAGCGCGTCGCGCTCGTTATCGGCAACTCGGACTACCAACATGTCGCCCGCCTGCCCAATCCGCAGAATGATGCGGCATCGATCGCCGAGGCCCTCAGACAAGTGGGGTTTGATGCCGTCATTGAAAAGAACGACCTGCCCTTTCAGTTGCTGAACATCACCTTGCGGGATTTTGCTGCGCTAGCGGACACGGCGGACGTTGCACTGGTGTTTTATGCGGGCCACGGCATGGAGGTGGAGAAGGTGAATTATCTCATCCCCGTCGATGCTGCGCTGAAAAGCGACAGGGATGTTTCCTATGAGGCCATTCAGCTTGATCAGGTCATTCAGGCCGTCGAGGGCGCAAGACGTATGCGCATCGTTATTCTTGATGCCTGCCGGGACAACCCGTTCATGCAATCCATCAAGCGCACCGGAGGGACACGCTCCATTGGGCGGGGCCTGTCGATCGTCGAGCCGGATCAGGGCAATACGCTCATTTCCTTTGCGGCCAAGGCCGGGACGACGGCGGATGACGGGGACGCAGCCCATTCTCCCTTCACTGCAGCCCTGCTAGCCCATCTCAATAGCCCGGGACTGGAAATCAGCAAGCTCTTTCGTCTGGTGCGGGATCAGGTGTTGCAAGAAACCGGTTATCGTCAAGAACCCTTCACCTATGGCTCGCTCTCCAGCGAGGATTTCTACCTGATCGCTCCGGATCAGCAAGCCATGGCCCCTCCTCCAGACAGCCACGACGGTCTGGTGGAGAGTGGCACTTCAGAGACCAGTTTCGATCCTCGTCAGTTGGAGCTCGCCTTCTGGAAATCCATCGAGAACAGCAATGAGGCGTCCAGCTTCCAGAGTTATCTCGAGCAGTTCCCTCAGGGGACATTTGCCATTTTGGCAAAAAACAAGTTGGCCAAGTTGAAAGAACAGCCTTCCGTGGAAAGCTCCACGGGCAAGAGCGATTGGCAGGCGGAACTTGCTGCCATGAAAGAGGTCAAGGACCGTCAGCCTGAGTATTTCGCCATGGCAACTGTGCCGGAACTGGCTGAAGCGGCCCGTTTTCTGCCAGAAGCGGTCGCTGAGGGAAATGCTCAGGCGCAGTATTTTCTGGGCTATTGCTATTATCACGGTGGCTGCGGTTACGAGCCTAACTATGCGGAGGCCTCTCGCCTCTTCATCACAGCGGCCGGACAGGGCAATGCAGATGCCGAGGCCAGTCTCGGATGGCTCTACATGATCGGGGATGGCGTGGTCGAGGAGCATCCTGAAGGGTTGAAATGGCTCAATCGGGCCGCCGATCAGGGAAATGTCTTTGCCTACAACAAGCTTGGGTACATTCACGAAGAGGGTATGGGGGTCGATCAGGACTATTCGAAATCTGCCCATTTCTATCAGCTCGCTGCCGATCAAGGGGATGCCGGTGCCAAATATAGTCTTGGGCAACTCTACAACAAGGGAACCGGCGTTCCCTTTGATCCGCAAAAGTCGGCGATCTATCTGCTGGAGGCAGGCAAAGGAGGGATCGTTCAGAGCAAGGCGACGGTCATGTCAGACGAGGCTGCTGATTTCCTGAGCACCGAAACGAGAAAGGCCATCCAGTCGGAGCTGAAAAAACAGGGTCTTTATCGCGGTGTGGTGGACGGGCAATTCGGCCCCGGCACCAGACAGGCTCTGAAGGCCTATTGGGGAGAGTGA